The Danio aesculapii chromosome 7, fDanAes4.1, whole genome shotgun sequence DNA window gaccaaaccgggtgccactgctgtcagctaagaacaggaaactgaggctacaatttgcacagactcaccaaaattggacaatagaagatttgaaaaacattgcctggtctgatgattctCAATTTCttctgtgacattcagatggtagggtcagaatttcacgtcaacaacatgaaaacatggatccattctgccttgtatcaatagttcaggctgctgctggtggtgtaatggtgtgggggatattttcttggcacactttgcacccattagtaccaattgagcatcggcacagcctacccgagtattgttactgaccatgtccattcctttatgaccacagtgtacccatcttcttgtGGCTACagtcagcaggataacgcaccatgtcataaagtgcaagtcatctcagactggtttcttgaacatgaccattagttcactgtactcaaatggcctccacaatctccagatctcaatccaatagagcatctctgggatgtggtggaacaggagactcgcatcatagatgtgctgcccacaaatcagcagcaactgtgtgatgctatcatgtcaatatagaccaaaatttctgaggaatatttccagtaccttgttgaatctatgctacaaagaagttctgaaggcaaaaatggggtccaacctggtactggtaaggtgtacctaatacagtggccGGTACGTGTATGTTCAACTGTTTGTTTGAAACAACTGAAAAAATCCTGAATATTTTTCAATCTAATTTTTTCAGACATCAAGATAAAAATGACACAAATTTGGTACAATATTGCAATCACGTCTGTCGCCCCAGTTCTTACTAGTTAAGGCTCCATGTATAAGataaatatgaagaaaaaagtcaaatatacaTCCAGTCAAATGTAAACTGTtcaaaaataaagttttgcaaGCATTCATTGATGCCTCCATCATGAACCTTTGACATCCATGAAATCCTTTCATTCTACAAAAGCTTCTTATTGGGACAAAAAGCAAATGAAAGAGAAAAGCTCATTATTTGACTGCCTTTTATTGAAGCGATCAGACAATATAAGTCAATATCTAATCtcaaacactttaaaatgttaGCTTTAATTTTGCATTTACTCATTAAGGGTAGAATCAAATTAGATATATTTATGTCATCTCTTAGAAACTGTAATTTCAATGaattattttgaagaatcttAATGTTGGGCAGGCAGTGTCTTCTTCAATCAGTAGTCCGGGATTTCATTTTGTTCCTAAATATAAACAAAGATAAATCTTTAGAATACTTTCTGATATTTTCAGtgtataatatttcaaaatatatttcttagTATAACCTGCATTAATTCAGGTCCTATGATGACTGATTTCACTTGATCTAGGCCTTGGGCTCCTTCCCCAGATCCTGACCAACTGATGTCCCCTGAAGACTGTTCCTGATTTAAAATGGAGAAAAGAAATTGCACTGTTTTCATTTTAGCCATCAAATTCGTACCTTCAAGgttatgtattcatttaattgAAAAGTGTGCGCATTTGAAAGAAAGTACTCAATCATCACCTCAAAACAAAAAGTGTAGACAAGAATGCATTTATCCAACAACAGCGAcacttttttttagttaaattgcaagtatttttttaaatatttcatgggtatgggcaacactttacaataaggttgtattaattaatgtatgtaacaaacacaaacaatgaccaacagatttattacagtatttgttcatgttgaaaatacagttgttcagtGGTAATTCATGTTAATGCACAGTGCaataactaacgttaacaagcaTGGATTTGGATGTCAATAATGTACTAGTAAATGAGTCAATGCATTAGGTAAACGTTGTACAAatatagttcatgttagtaaatacattaactaatgaaaccttattgtaaagtgtgacctaagtgtgtgtaaaaaacatatatatatataaaaaaagtttgaataactaatttcttttgtctttaccatgatggacagtacataatatttaactagatatttagAAGTAATcagtttaaaatgcaatttaaagacaAACCAGGTTAATAACTAGGCAATTAATTTCAcagaagggcaaataattttgtcttcaactgtacattcattACACTAAATCAAggataaaagtaataataatacaaggaACCCTAGTCATAATTTAATCTTCAGAAACATAAAAGTTCAAGAAGTAAAATCTTAGCATCGAGTCATAAAGGCACTCACTAAGTTACATTGTTTGTCTAAAGCTTTCCTGTTAGCTCACTATCATACACTAAACCTAGAGatcaatgtgaaaataaaaagaatgtaTTCACAGTATGAGTATACTGTAGGTTTGTTCATCTTACCAATGAATCAATCGCACGGCCCATGGCTCCTTGTACAATGATGAGAATTAGGAGGAATTTGACTGCAGAGTTTTTGGTTTCCTTCATCGCAAAAAGATGGAGCACTGCACAGAAAAGTTTAGAAGTATCTGCGACTTCAACGAGGAAGCAATGTTTATCTTGCTGTCAGTAAAGATGAAATCTTATAGTTGTGAAAGCAAGGgcgtagttgtttttttttttttacatgcttgATAATTCGTCATCTCATTGAAACCCAACACATACCTGCAGTCTAAAAGCTTTAGAAAGGGTATGTGTTGTTTAAGAGTGTAGGTGGAAGAGAATGACATATGACATTTACCCTTGTGATCAAACATGATACTCAGTTTTTTTCAGAGGataaactaattattaataatacaacGAAAACAGACTGAGTGCTCTGGACAGATGCAGATGCGCAACCACAAGACTGGTGGTTTTGACATTGCACACACATGTGTTTCCCTTTCTAAATGGGGGACAAGATCTCTTATAGAGGCTCTTGTCACATTAGTAAATAAGTTTTTATCCTAAAGTATAGCTAAGTTAGAAATACATACTTAGACACTGTATCAGTTGCAACATTTCCTAACAACGGAAAACTGTATGACTGGGTATTTTTTGAGAAAGAGAGCTGCTTCTCACTAGATATGATAAATGTATCTCATTGTGAAACGAGTCTGGTTTTGTGTTTGACGTTGGCTACATTACAAAATATTAAGAAACCATATAGATTCCTCATTCCTCATTACACTGCTACAATAAGATTCTCTTTATGGGCGGCATGGTGATTaaggggttagcactgtcacctcacagcaagaaggcctctGGCTCGAGAACCAGCTGGGCCAGGAGGCCTTTCTGTGTGAAGTGCGCATGTTTCCCgcatgtttatgtgggtttcctcagagtgttttcctctacagtccaaagacatgtgatataggtgaacttgatcaactaaattgtccatagaatGTGAATaggtgagtgtgtgggtgtttcccatcaCTGGAGGTTGtactcagtgctgggttgcgactggaaaaGCATCCCATGTGTAAAACAACTGCCAGAgtaaatggcggttcattccgctgtgatgagcTCTGATAAAGCAGGTAATAAGTCAAAGGAAAGAGAagtgaaaaattatttttatagatttatgcAAAGTGTGACATGACTTTTTCCTAGACCGGTTTCACCTAAATAAATACCCCAGCTCATCTTGCATTAAAACAATGAGGAAGTAACAGGAATGTGGAAGTATATATTCACATGAATGCATTACTGAAGTTTAGATCACACTGTTcagtttaaacatattttatgtttccATTCATTGTCGGGATGGTGATGTTAAGGGTTGACGTGGCATATTCAGAGTTTTTTCCTGAATGATAATGTTGATGTTACTGTGATGTTCtccatttttttcaattaacCATTATTGCCTTTACAATATTGAATAAAACAGACGTTCTGATGCTGGGAAATCTGAGGAGTGCATTAGAAGATATAACCAGAGAACGATTGCTCTTGAGAGTTCTCAATATTCCTTCGGTCAAGCACCTTTGGGAAACAGGAGGGAAGTCAGTCCTTGGTAAATAACATTGTCCAGTCTTTATATATCATGAGTCTGTTTGTCAATTTTTGATTTTAAGTGCTCTTTGTAAGCTAAAATGTCCCCTTTCCACTTGGTGATGGTTTGCTTTTCACAGACCCAAATTTCCTGTGCCACCTAGAATGAGATAGAAAAGCGATTAAATCACACAATGCAGATATCCAGTTAAATGTAAACTGTGTGCCATatcataaaaatgaataataatagttcAGTACATAGAAAAGGCATACAGTGAGCCTCGAACACCATTGTTTTCTTGTTCTCTTATAAATCCTTGTAAAAGGTCTATCAGAACAAAAACACAGACTCTGATTATCCACATGGGATCCTAAATATGCATGTCCCAGTCTGTGTTTGATTGTCCACAACGTTTCTTAATGCGATTACAACAATACATTTCCCTGTATTTTAAACCCTGTATCATACTTACTATTTATAGTGATTCTCTTATAGTTATTCAAGTTATTCTTAAGGCCATGTATTGTAATTGCAGTCTTAGAGTTGTAATTTAGTCCTTTATTAATGTAATGACGACAGTGCATTAATTTTGGCTGCTGTCATATAAAAAATTCCTCCACCAATTTGTTCACTAACTTTTGACTCAGGCTTAGCCAACTTATGATTCAGAATTAGCCTTAAATATAGGTACTCCGCCTTTATGCTGCAGCGCAAGAACATGTTGACATGGTGATGGGGTTGCGGGAAGACGCCTCAATTTCCGGGATACTATATCTCATTCACGATCGTTCAGGGAGCCATTATGAATACACGGAAGAGTCCATTAGCTTCCcagagacttgggatgtctgtgaACATTTTTATCCCCATCTATAGTAAGTTGCATTAGTCATTATGCAAACTTCTACTGGATTATGTTCTTTCATTTGCAAATTGCCAGTAGTATCATTTTCAGTGAACTTCACGAGATTGCAGACTTAACTAATTTGCCCTGTTTATTAAGTCTGTCCCTAATAATGTTTTCCATCTCCTGGCTTTGTCCTCAAAGACCTACCTGCTGAATAAGTCTGAAGTCGTGACTAACCAGCATCATTCCTCCTTCAAACTCATTGATGGCCTCAGCCAGAGCATCAATAGTCTCTATGTCCAGATGATTGGTTGGCTCATCCAGAAACAGCATGTGTGGATTCTGCCATGCTAGCCAGGCGAAACACACCCGACACTTCTGGCCATCAGATAAGTTCCTGATGGGACTGACCTATAAAAATGGAGAGGACAgtctaaagaaacaaacaaaatatgaataaagcAAGTACAGTGTACTGTTTTATCTGGTGCTATAGTACCCCTCACTCTGTACATTAAACAACCACACAGGTACCTGCTGCTTCCCTGTCAGGCCATAACGTCCAATGATCTTCCTCATCTCCTCCTTCTCTTTGATTTCTGGGAAGCACTTCATCATGTACTCCAGAGGAGACAGATCGAGCTCCAGCTGCTCAGTCAGATGCTGCAGGACAAACATGATGCCACGGACAATACTTACTACGAACACAATTATGTCAAattatgattaaatgtaaatgtagtgtaTGTAAAAATTGACTAATGTGACACACTTCTAAATGACATCCCAGAAGCCACTTCCACACAAAGGTTGTGATCTACGAAAAACAAACTTTACAGGAGAATGTCCTGCAGCTGTAAGTAAACTCCATGTGTATCCATGATCATGCGTACAATAAAGAGGAATTACAATTTACACCTGCATCTCAAAAATGTGTTATAACATACAAGAAAACACcatgtaaaatatttcatttaaataaatatacttaataataataaacatttaaataaatgatttatcaaatcattaaaaaaggAGAGGCCCAATAACAGAAGGTATGATCACTATGCTGGAGTCTTGAGTGTGGAATTAAGAGTCTGATTGCAAGACTTTAGACTAGAGCATTAGTAAAGGGGGAATGTTGGTGCAGCAATTTGAATAAATAGGATTTCTAAAATGGAGCAGCTAAACACTGTCTGCTCTCCACCTGTGAGCTCATTCATATAAAGCACTGAAGCGAGCTTGAGAGACAAACTTTGTCATTGATAATAATAGGTTTTGAATTGGAAGTGAAACATTATAAAGTAGGATGTTCTCTAACCAGTCCTGATGTGTTTAATCTTGTTTTTTGGGGCAAAATGAAAAATACTTATTAGACTGCAAATGAGATTTCTGAAATAGTATGGCCACTTCATCCTCACTTCAAACAGCAGCTCATGCAGCGCCAGTGAACTAGTGTTTTTCATAAGACAAAGGTTagtgaatgttttatttaatgtgtataGTCTTTactatgtttttaatcatttcaaaAGCAGCACTTAAGCTTTGAATAAAAACTTTGGATGATATTGCATTGTGTTGGATGATCAATTCCTAATCATTTTATTCAGACTCctaatttaattactttacatgttctaaaacatttgttaaactaatttaatacaaataaaagcaTATGTACACATtcaaactgtaaaaaaagtataaaggagttatagaaatatatataattttataaaacaaatatacaggAGCTggtcagaaatgtaaaaaaatccaaattatattatttcatagtcGACGCATAAAATAGCCTATTGACAAAGTGTTTAATTGATCTGATGCTTTTaataagatttaaattttttgctACTATTTAATTCCCCTACTATTCGAATGAAATAGTCAATACCTGCCCACAGACCCTCCCCTCTTCAGTAAAGTGGCCAAAAGTGGATACAACTATATCCTATGTCCATTGGCTGTttacttttttgtctttttctgcTCATTTGATCCCTAATCCTTAATAAATGAACGAACAGTTAAGTTTTTAactgtttttcagttttttttccatattgGACCACTTGTTTTTATTGTCTTGTTGGCCAAACCAACTGCATTATCTGCAGCATGAACTGCGGGATGTAAATCTTTTCTTCAAACAGCAGCTCGTGCAGCACCTGTGAACTGGTGTTTTTCATAAGACACATTTCATTCTATTCAAAGCAGCATTTTAATTAAGGACGTGAAAACTTTGGATGATTTTGCCTGTGTTGGATGATCATTCTTTTTGCCTTATCCTTTGGataataattttattcatatacctattttaattactttttatgttctaaaacatttatgaaacaaattgaatacaaataaaaacacatgtaCACATTCAATCTCTTAAAAAGTATAAAGTGTCTAATCCAAATATATAGAATTCAATcagaaattaaagaaataatatataatttcataGTCGAATTAATTGATCTGATGCCTTTTATAGGattcaattttttttgcaaatgatgAAAAATGCCCTAGTTTttgttctattggattgaaagATCAGAGAAAAGTCAAGGCCTGCCCACAGACCCTCCCTCTTCAGTACAGTGGCCAAAAGTAGACACAGCTACATCCTATGTCCATTGGCTGTTtacgcttttctttttctgctcaTTAAATCCCAAAtccttaataaatgaattaacagtGTACATGGAAAAGTCTTTCATCACATATTGGACCACTTCCTCTTAATAACCTGAAATGTGAGATAAAGACTTTTCCCCGTATGCAAATTTCTCAGGTCGGCtgtcatttaaaaagtaaaagttgCAAGAAGATGTGCATGCACAAGGTTTTATGAATCTCCAAAAGCAAATTCAGCATTATTGCCTATGTCCACTTTTAGTAAAGTTTCAACACAAAgctttataaatgagaccccagaacattaaaaataatcataatacagCATTTTCCATTAAGACAGTACCTGGTGATACCTGCCAATCTTGACATGTGAGTGTTTCCTTATCATTCCATCTGTAGGGAGCAGCTTCCGGAGACATAAACACAAGAGAACAAATGATAATGACACACTTTTAAAACTTTATGGATGGATCTGATCTGTAAACACCTTCACATCTCGCTTTTCATAACTGACCTCTCCCATCAGCAGCTTGAGAAGTGTGGATTTCCCTGCCCCATTGGGACCCACAAGTGCAACCCGTGTGTCCAGGTCAATGCCAAACTCCAAGTTCTTATAAATAATTTgctggtaaaataaaataaggtatATTTATTAAGTTTCAGATTTAAGACCCATTTTCACCAAGAATGTTagcaataataatcattatagtAGAACAAACAATGCATGGTAACATTCTGTTCATCAGAAGTGTGTGCTGCTGTTTTGTTGTCAAGTAAAGACCAAGCTCATCAGGctttaagtttgttttttatagttcatcagtctgaaaaaaaaatatcggAAAATAATTCCAACAATATCATTCTTCTCTGTCATTATCGCAGTGGCTTTGGTGTGGACTTCACTGTTCTCTTGTAATGTAGGCTTTGACAAAATTAGACATGTCTGTGATTCAGACAAAGGACTGCATATGGCAACATGCAGTGGGAGTAGTAAAACAAAACTTTCAAGCCAGACAATGCAGTGTAAATGAGCTAGCAGTGTGTCAGACTGTGTGAGAGGCTGTGGACTCACTGTGTCACTGGAGTATCTGAAGCTGACATTCTGCACCATGATAACAGGAGGAGGAATTGTCCCACAAGGaggaaaataaaatgacaaagtcTGAAGAAGAAAGGTATGGTTAAAATACCTGACAAAGGTTTAAGCCGTGGTTATAGGAATATCAGTACAGTttagtacagtgtttctcaaccatgttcctagaggaccaccagctctgctcCATAACCAAATACACCCGAtccagatcatcagctcattagcagagactgaaagacctgtaatgagtgtgacagaccaaggagacatccaaaacatgcaatgtcagtggtcctccagaaacgtggttgagaaacactggtttagtaCAACATTTAAAAGTTTAGTTCATCCAAGAATGAAAATttgatttactcacccacaggtaGATCAGTAAAGAAGTTGTTTAGCTGAAACCATTGTCCTCTGCTAACCATATAATGAATGTCAATGGGTGCCATCACTTTGAGATTCAAAGTCTTAAATTAAGGACTTGAaccaaaactgaatattatttacctttttttctgCCATTCAGTCTGgcatgtaaataatgttcagtttgttgcaccgAGTAATCATTTCAATTCATAAGGCCTAAGAGCATTGTTAGGAGCCCCAAAAAGTAATTATAACTTGCATATGTATGTTCTTTGAATATGAAGACCacattttcagctaaaaatcttctttactgTTCTACTGAAGAACAAATGtttacatcttggatggcctgagggtgggTAAATAAACGTGGATGAATAAAACTAGCAATTTCCTGTCGTAGAAAttataaaatcattttttaaagaaacaactaatgtttattatttcattaaatatttttatttacttattttttataaatatgctaCATAGGAGCTTAAGAACAATCATGTCTATGTTTTCTCATTTTCCATTTCTTTTGTCTTGATCATACTGTTGCATTGTGCAACTGATCAAGCTAGCATTACTACATTAATGCTGATAACAGATCTTAGGCAATAGAAAGTGACATGCAAAAACTCCAAAGGCTCACAGGCTAGCTACGGTGTGTGTTGATGTGTTTTGGTCAACGTGACAAACCTTATCATTCATCACTCGAGCTGTTAGGCCAGAGGCTACCATTTTCTGCAgtgttttttctttgctttgaGCTTGGCGGGCTAGTTTTGCAGAACCATGACCAAAACGGGCAATATAGTTCTACAGGAGGTAAAAGGaataaatttgatgttattttcaCCAAAAAAAGCATTTAGTGCAACGAAAGAAAATAATACACTActgtgacaaaagtcttgtcgcctatgcaagttttaggaacaacaaataataacttgacttctagttgatcatttggtatcagaagtggcttatatgaaaggcaaagtcctctagatgacgcttcttttaccaaaataaaatatgatcatgccttgatttttcattatttaattaggacagtaaggtctgactttgctttgacaaaagtcttgtcacttaacagaaataatgaacagtataaaatataaagtcatggtggagtggaaaaagaattaatattgtgtatgactcccctgagcttggaggactgcatccatacatctctgcaatgactcaaacaacttattaataaagttatctggaatggcaaagaaagcttttttgcaggactcccagagttcatcaagattctttggattcatcttcaatgcctccttcttcatcttaccccagacatgctcattcATATCTGGtaactggactggccaatcctggagcaccttgaccttctttgctttcaggaactttgatgtggaggctgaagtatgagaaggagcgctatcctgctgaagaatttgccctctccagtggtttgtaatgtaacgggcagcacaaatgtcttgatacctcaggctattgatgttgccatccacgcTGCAGATCTCTCCCACGCCCCATATTGAATGTacccccaaatcatg harbors:
- the abcf2b gene encoding ATP-binding cassette, sub-family F, member 2b isoform X2 gives rise to the protein MRKIEARAVTGVLASHPNSTDVHISSLSLTFHGQELLSDTSLELNSGRRYGLIGLNGTGKSMLLSAIGHREVPIPEHIDIFHLTREMAPSEKTALQCVMEVDEERIKLEKEAERLAHEDSECEKLMEIYERLEELDADKAEVRASRILFGLGFAPDMQRKKLKDFSGGWRMRVSLARALFIKPFMLLLDEPTNHLDLDACVWLEEELKSFKRILVLISHSQDFLNGVCTNILHLHQRKLKYYTGNYDQYVKTREELEENQMKRYNWEQDQIAHMKNYIARFGHGSAKLARQAQSKEKTLQKMVASGLTARVMNDKTLSFYFPPCGTIPPPVIMVQNVSFRYSSDTQIIYKNLEFGIDLDTRVALVGPNGAGKSTLLKLLMGELLPTDGMIRKHSHVKIGRYHQHLTEQLELDLSPLEYMMKCFPEIKEKEEMRKIIGRYGLTGKQQVSPIRNLSDGQKCRVCFAWLAWQNPHMLFLDEPTNHLDIETIDALAEAINEFEGGMMLVSHDFRLIQQVAQEIWVCEKQTITKWKGDILAYKEHLKSKIDKQTHDI